A stretch of the Halomonas sp. BDJS001 genome encodes the following:
- a CDS encoding ATP-grasp domain-containing protein codes for MARRVLITGARAVAALDIARDFAAAGWEPHLADSVPVRMASWSKAPARVHRYPAPRQQGAAFRARIVELVDTFGFERVVPTCEEVFHLAAPALQCRLGERLFVPNLATLRQLHDKLAFARHCGEWGLPVPESHPIDSVEDLTRFASRSREWVFKPRFSRFGDSALVAPGRRALSAITPSPDEPWMAQARIHGEEVCFHGVAHRGELVAFAAYRSSWRLGGGAGYAFEPVADHHRETLRKIAARLAQCAAIHGQFACDAMFDEAGAVYLLECNPRATSGVHLLTGAGHLAHAIGDGIAAPEAALRTLYLGPAMVVFGLPQAVRGARMRDWWRCVATGRDVVSRPGDRWPLLGALCDAASFALTGFKHTISTNAATTYDLEWNGEELP; via the coding sequence ATGGCTAGACGCGTGCTTATTACTGGCGCCCGGGCGGTTGCCGCGCTGGATATTGCCCGGGATTTCGCCGCGGCCGGATGGGAGCCGCATCTGGCTGACAGCGTACCGGTGCGCATGGCGAGCTGGTCGAAAGCCCCTGCGCGGGTTCACCGCTATCCCGCGCCTCGGCAGCAGGGCGCAGCCTTCCGCGCGCGTATTGTCGAGCTAGTCGATACCTTCGGTTTCGAGCGGGTGGTGCCGACCTGCGAGGAGGTTTTCCATCTTGCGGCGCCCGCCCTTCAGTGCCGATTGGGTGAGCGCCTGTTTGTGCCTAACCTTGCCACGTTACGCCAACTACACGACAAGCTCGCCTTTGCGCGCCACTGTGGCGAATGGGGCCTGCCCGTGCCGGAAAGCCATCCGATAGACTCCGTAGAAGACTTGACTCGCTTCGCTAGCAGAAGTCGCGAGTGGGTGTTCAAGCCGCGCTTTAGCCGATTTGGTGATAGCGCACTGGTCGCCCCAGGCCGGCGTGCGTTGTCCGCTATTACACCCAGCCCTGACGAACCCTGGATGGCACAAGCGCGTATTCATGGCGAAGAAGTCTGCTTTCATGGCGTGGCGCATCGGGGAGAATTGGTTGCCTTTGCTGCCTACCGTTCCAGCTGGCGCCTGGGCGGAGGAGCTGGCTATGCTTTCGAACCTGTCGCGGACCACCATCGCGAAACGCTGCGCAAAATAGCTGCTCGCCTAGCGCAGTGTGCCGCCATTCATGGGCAGTTCGCCTGCGATGCAATGTTCGATGAAGCTGGCGCTGTCTACTTACTCGAATGCAATCCGCGCGCGACGAGCGGTGTGCATCTGCTCACTGGTGCCGGTCATCTGGCCCATGCAATCGGTGACGGGATCGCCGCACCTGAGGCCGCGCTACGCACTCTTTATCTTGGCCCGGCGATGGTCGTATTTGGCCTGCCGCAGGCGGTGCGTGGTGCGCGTATGCGCGATTGGTGGCGCTGCGTTGCTACCGGGCGCGACGTGGTGTCTCGGCCTGGTGATCGCTGGCCTTTGCTTGGTGCGCTTTGCGATGCCGCCTCTTTCGCCCTGACGGGGTTCAAACACACTATCTCAACAAATGCCGCCACTACTTACGATCTCGAGTGGAATGGTGAGGAGTTGCCTTAA